Proteins found in one Vidua macroura isolate BioBank_ID:100142 unplaced genomic scaffold, ASM2450914v1 whyUn_scaffold_181, whole genome shotgun sequence genomic segment:
- the TRAPPC14 gene encoding trafficking protein particle complex subunit 14 isoform X5, producing the protein MPDGSVLLVDDVCHHSGEVPVGAFCRVPGCHSGWPCPLSALEEQNFLFQLQAPERPPRDAKEGLEVPLVAVVRWSTPKLPFTNSIVTHYRLPSIRLERPRFVMTATCESPVVALQRFTVTYTLLNDLQDFLAVRLVWTPEATAGKARGSLDSVVCHTPLTNLGYSRKGSARTFRVAFQALRAGLFELSQHMKLKLQFTASVSSAPPEARPVSRKSSPSSPAVRELVAGLGRSQSFSHQQPARSHLMRSGSVMERRAITPPVGSPVGRPLYLPAGDKAVLALDKIAKRECKVLVVPPVK; encoded by the exons ATGCCCGACGGCTCCGTGCTGCTCGTGGACGACGTCTG CCACCACTCCGGGGAGGTCCCCGTCGGGGCGTTCTGCCGCGTCCCCGGGTGCCACTCGGGGTGGCCGTGTCCCCTGAGCGCCCTGGAGGAGCAGAACTTCCTGTTCCAGCTGCAGGCGCCCGAGCGGCCGCCCCGCGACGCCAAGGAG GGCCTGGAGGTGCCGCTGGTGGCCGTGGTCCGGTGGTCGACGCCGAAGCTGCCCTTCACCAACAGCATCGTCACCCACTACCG gCTGCCGAGCATCCGGCTGGAGCGGCCGCGCTTCGTGATGACGGCCACCTGCGAGTCGCCCGTGGTGGCCCTGCAGCGCTTCACGGTCACCTACACCCTGCTCAACGACCTGCAGGACTTCCTGGCCGTCAGGCTCGTCTGGACACCCGAGGCCACCGCtg GGAAGGCGCGGGGCTCGCTGGACTCCGTGGTTTGCCACACGCCGCTCACCAACCTGGGCTACTCCCGCAAGGGCAGCGCCCGCACCTTCCGCGTGGCCTTCCAGGCGCTGCGGGCCGGCCTCTTCGAG CTGTCGCAGCACATGAAGCTGAAGCTGCAGTTCACGGCCAGCGTCAGCAGCGCCCCGCCCGAGGCGCGCCCCGTGTCCCgcaagagcagccccagctccccggCCGTGCGGGAACTGGTGGCCGGACTGGGCCGCTCCCAGTCCTTCTCCCACCAGCAGCCGGCCCGCAGCCACCTCATGAG gtcTGGCAGCGTGATGGAGCGCAGGGCCATCACGCCCCCCGTGGGGTCCCCCGTGGGACGTCCCCTGTACCTGCCCGCGGGTGACAAAGCCGTGCTGGCCCTGGACAAGATCGCCAAGAGGGAGTGCAAGGTGCTCGTGGTGCCACCCGTCAAGtga
- the TRAPPC14 gene encoding trafficking protein particle complex subunit 14 isoform X1, producing MESQCDYSMYFPAVPFPPREFLAGESSGYRALPRRNHLYLGETVRFLLVLRRNPGNAERNPERTPGNAERTPGNNERIPANSERVPANPERIPANPDGTPANPERTPAHSGMNPAHSDSNPARSSANPAHSGVNPAHSDTSPAQPGVASSPWAQLASSLSALATVTSGDSRAREEEEEEEEEHAGNAGDFGNGPEDSREPPLFRECRALLTHSRGPPGCGGAGLPVDDPIVSQDEVIFPLTVALDRLPPGTAKAKIVVTVWQRDTEPPELQEGTGPGPGQVTMTGTGPGPGGYLRLLQGRAPGQVFRQQHGAFKAQVSTLLTVLPPPRVRCRQVTVSGKYLTVLKVLNGSSQEELSLWDVQVLPNFNASYLPVMPDGSVLLVDDVCHHSGEVPVGAFCRVPGCHSGWPCPLSALEEQNFLFQLQAPERPPRDAKEGLEVPLVAVVRWSTPKLPFTNSIVTHYRLPSIRLERPRFVMTATCESPVVALQRFTVTYTLLNDLQDFLAVRLVWTPEATAGKARGSLDSVVCHTPLTNLGYSRKGSARTFRVAFQALRAGLFELSQHMKLKLQFTASVSSAPPEARPVSRKSSPSSPAVRELVAGLGRSQSFSHQQPARSHLMRSGSVMERRAITPPVGSPVGRPLYLPAGDKAVLALDKIAKRECKVLVVPPVK from the exons ATGGAATCCCAGTGCGATTACTCCATGTACTTCCCGGCCGTTCCCTTCCCGCCGCGGGAATTCCTGGCGGGAGAATCCTCGGGCTACCGCGCGCTGCCGCGCCGCAACCACCTGTACCTGGGCGAGACCGTGCGCTTCCTGCTGGTGCTGCGCAGGAACCCCGGGAATGCCGAGAGGAACCCCGAGAGAACTCCCGGGAATGCCGAGAGAACTCCCGGGAACAACGAGAGAATTCCCGCCAACTCTGAGAGAGTTCCCGCCAATCCTGAGAGAATTCCCGCCAATCCCGACGGAACTCCCGCCAATCCCGAGAGAACTCCCGCCCACTCCGGCATGAACCCCGCCCACTCCGACAGTAACCCCGCCCGCTCCAGCGCAAACCCCGCCCACTCCGGCGTTAACCCCGCCCACTCGGACACAAGCCCCGCCCAGCCCGGCGTGGCCAGCTCGCCCTGGGCCCAGCTGGCCTCGTCGCTGTCGGCGCTGGCCACGGTCACGAGCGGGGACAGCCGGgcgcgggaggaggaggaggaggaggaggaggagcacgCCGGCAATGCCGGGGATTTCGGGAACGGCCCCGAGGATTCCCGGGAGCCGCCGCTCTTCCGGGAGTGCCGCGCGCTGCTCACGCACTCCAGGGGCCCGCCGGGCTGCGGCGGGGCTGGG CTCCCCGTGGACGATCCCATCGTCTCCCAGGACGAGGTCATTTTCCCCCTCACCGTGGCCCTGGACCGGCTCCCGCCCGGCACCGCCAAGGCCAAg ATCGTGGTGACCGTGTGGCAGCGGGACACGGAGCCCCcggagctgcaggaggggacagggccagggccaggccaGGTGACAAtgacagggacagggccagggccagggggGTACCtgaggctgctccagggccGCGCCCCCGGCCAGGTGTTCCGGCAGCAGCACGGGGCCTTCAAGGCACAAG tgtccacGCTGCTGACGGTGCTGCCACCCCCCCGTGTCCGCTGCCGCCAGGTGACCGTGTCCGGCAAGTACCTGACCGTGCTCAAAg TGCTGAATGGCAGCTCGCAGGAGGAGCTGTCCCTGTGGGACGTGCAGGTGCTGCCCAATTTCAACGCCAGTTACCTGCCCGTGATGCCCGACGGCTCCGTGCTGCTCGTGGACGACGTCTG CCACCACTCCGGGGAGGTCCCCGTCGGGGCGTTCTGCCGCGTCCCCGGGTGCCACTCGGGGTGGCCGTGTCCCCTGAGCGCCCTGGAGGAGCAGAACTTCCTGTTCCAGCTGCAGGCGCCCGAGCGGCCGCCCCGCGACGCCAAGGAG GGCCTGGAGGTGCCGCTGGTGGCCGTGGTCCGGTGGTCGACGCCGAAGCTGCCCTTCACCAACAGCATCGTCACCCACTACCG gCTGCCGAGCATCCGGCTGGAGCGGCCGCGCTTCGTGATGACGGCCACCTGCGAGTCGCCCGTGGTGGCCCTGCAGCGCTTCACGGTCACCTACACCCTGCTCAACGACCTGCAGGACTTCCTGGCCGTCAGGCTCGTCTGGACACCCGAGGCCACCGCtg GGAAGGCGCGGGGCTCGCTGGACTCCGTGGTTTGCCACACGCCGCTCACCAACCTGGGCTACTCCCGCAAGGGCAGCGCCCGCACCTTCCGCGTGGCCTTCCAGGCGCTGCGGGCCGGCCTCTTCGAG CTGTCGCAGCACATGAAGCTGAAGCTGCAGTTCACGGCCAGCGTCAGCAGCGCCCCGCCCGAGGCGCGCCCCGTGTCCCgcaagagcagccccagctccccggCCGTGCGGGAACTGGTGGCCGGACTGGGCCGCTCCCAGTCCTTCTCCCACCAGCAGCCGGCCCGCAGCCACCTCATGAG gtcTGGCAGCGTGATGGAGCGCAGGGCCATCACGCCCCCCGTGGGGTCCCCCGTGGGACGTCCCCTGTACCTGCCCGCGGGTGACAAAGCCGTGCTGGCCCTGGACAAGATCGCCAAGAGGGAGTGCAAGGTGCTCGTGGTGCCACCCGTCAAGtga
- the TRAPPC14 gene encoding trafficking protein particle complex subunit 14 isoform X4 has product MESQCDYSMYFPAVPFPPREFLAGESSGYRALPRRNHLYLGETVRFLLVLRRNPGNAERNPERTPGNAERTPGNNERIPANSERVPANPERIPANPDGTPANPERTPAHSGMNPAHSDSNPARSSANPAHSGVNPAHSDTSPAQPGVASSPWAQLASSLSALATVTSGDSRAREEEEEEEEEHAGNAGDFGNGPEDSREPPLFRECRALLTHSRGPPGCGGAGLPVDDPIVSQDEVIFPLTVALDRLPPGTAKAKIVVTVWQRDTEPPELQEGTGPGPGQVTMTGTGPGPGGYLRLLQGRAPGQVFRQQHGAFKAQVSTLLTVLPPPRVRCRQVTVSGKYLTVLKVLNGSSQEELSLWDVQVLPNFNASYLPVMPDGSVLLVDDVCHHSGEVPVGAFCRVPGCHSGWPCPLSALEEQNFLFQLQAPERPPRDAKEGLEVPLVAVVRWSTPKLPFTNSIVTHYRLPSIRLERPRFVMTATCESPVVALQRFTVTYTLLNDLQDFLAVRLVWTPEATAGKARGSLDSVVCHTPLTNLGYSRKGSARTFRVAFQALRAGLFEVWQRDGAQGHHAPRGVPRGTSPVPARG; this is encoded by the exons ATGGAATCCCAGTGCGATTACTCCATGTACTTCCCGGCCGTTCCCTTCCCGCCGCGGGAATTCCTGGCGGGAGAATCCTCGGGCTACCGCGCGCTGCCGCGCCGCAACCACCTGTACCTGGGCGAGACCGTGCGCTTCCTGCTGGTGCTGCGCAGGAACCCCGGGAATGCCGAGAGGAACCCCGAGAGAACTCCCGGGAATGCCGAGAGAACTCCCGGGAACAACGAGAGAATTCCCGCCAACTCTGAGAGAGTTCCCGCCAATCCTGAGAGAATTCCCGCCAATCCCGACGGAACTCCCGCCAATCCCGAGAGAACTCCCGCCCACTCCGGCATGAACCCCGCCCACTCCGACAGTAACCCCGCCCGCTCCAGCGCAAACCCCGCCCACTCCGGCGTTAACCCCGCCCACTCGGACACAAGCCCCGCCCAGCCCGGCGTGGCCAGCTCGCCCTGGGCCCAGCTGGCCTCGTCGCTGTCGGCGCTGGCCACGGTCACGAGCGGGGACAGCCGGgcgcgggaggaggaggaggaggaggaggaggagcacgCCGGCAATGCCGGGGATTTCGGGAACGGCCCCGAGGATTCCCGGGAGCCGCCGCTCTTCCGGGAGTGCCGCGCGCTGCTCACGCACTCCAGGGGCCCGCCGGGCTGCGGCGGGGCTGGG CTCCCCGTGGACGATCCCATCGTCTCCCAGGACGAGGTCATTTTCCCCCTCACCGTGGCCCTGGACCGGCTCCCGCCCGGCACCGCCAAGGCCAAg ATCGTGGTGACCGTGTGGCAGCGGGACACGGAGCCCCcggagctgcaggaggggacagggccagggccaggccaGGTGACAAtgacagggacagggccagggccagggggGTACCtgaggctgctccagggccGCGCCCCCGGCCAGGTGTTCCGGCAGCAGCACGGGGCCTTCAAGGCACAAG tgtccacGCTGCTGACGGTGCTGCCACCCCCCCGTGTCCGCTGCCGCCAGGTGACCGTGTCCGGCAAGTACCTGACCGTGCTCAAAg TGCTGAATGGCAGCTCGCAGGAGGAGCTGTCCCTGTGGGACGTGCAGGTGCTGCCCAATTTCAACGCCAGTTACCTGCCCGTGATGCCCGACGGCTCCGTGCTGCTCGTGGACGACGTCTG CCACCACTCCGGGGAGGTCCCCGTCGGGGCGTTCTGCCGCGTCCCCGGGTGCCACTCGGGGTGGCCGTGTCCCCTGAGCGCCCTGGAGGAGCAGAACTTCCTGTTCCAGCTGCAGGCGCCCGAGCGGCCGCCCCGCGACGCCAAGGAG GGCCTGGAGGTGCCGCTGGTGGCCGTGGTCCGGTGGTCGACGCCGAAGCTGCCCTTCACCAACAGCATCGTCACCCACTACCG gCTGCCGAGCATCCGGCTGGAGCGGCCGCGCTTCGTGATGACGGCCACCTGCGAGTCGCCCGTGGTGGCCCTGCAGCGCTTCACGGTCACCTACACCCTGCTCAACGACCTGCAGGACTTCCTGGCCGTCAGGCTCGTCTGGACACCCGAGGCCACCGCtg GGAAGGCGCGGGGCTCGCTGGACTCCGTGGTTTGCCACACGCCGCTCACCAACCTGGGCTACTCCCGCAAGGGCAGCGCCCGCACCTTCCGCGTGGCCTTCCAGGCGCTGCGGGCCGGCCTCTTCGAG gtcTGGCAGCGTGATGGAGCGCAGGGCCATCACGCCCCCCGTGGGGTCCCCCGTGGGACGTCCCCTGTACCTGCCCGCGGGTGA
- the LAMTOR4 gene encoding LOW QUALITY PROTEIN: ragulator complex protein LAMTOR4 (The sequence of the model RefSeq protein was modified relative to this genomic sequence to represent the inferred CDS: deleted 1 base in 1 codon) produces the protein MTAALTQGLERVPAQAGYLVISDGAVLASSGDLENDEHTATVLQGLVATALGLRLPRGHEPPFRRLSVVFGEHSLLVTVSGQKLFVVKRHHHVQEPVAV, from the exons ATG ACGGCGGCGCTGACGCAGGGCCTGGAGCGGGTGCCGGCCCAGGCCGGGTACCTCGTCATCAGCGACGGCGCCGTGCTGGCC TCCTCGGGGGACCTGGAGAACGACGAGCACacggccaccgtcctgcag GGCCTGGTGGCCACGGCGCTGGGGCTGCGGCTGCCCCGCGGCCACGAGCCGCCCTTCCGGCGCCTCTCGG TGGTGTTTGGCGAGCACTCCCTCCTCGTCACCGTCTCGGGACAGAAACTCTTCGTGGTCAAGCGCCACCACCATGTCCAGGAGCCGGTGGCCGTGTGA
- the TRAPPC14 gene encoding trafficking protein particle complex subunit 14 isoform X3, whose product MESQCDYSMYFPAVPFPPREFLAGESSGYRALPRRNHLYLGETVRFLLVLRRNPGNAERNPERTPGNAERTPGNNERIPANSERVPANPERIPANPDGTPANPERTPAHSGMNPAHSDSNPARSSANPAHSGVNPAHSDTSPAQPGVASSPWAQLASSLSALATVTSGDSRAREEEEEEEEEHAGNAGDFGNGPEDSREPPLFRECRALLTHSRGPPGCGGAGLPVDDPIVSQDEVIFPLTVALDRLPPGTAKAKIVVTVWQRDTEPPELQEGTGPGPGQVTMTGTGPGPGGYLRLLQGRAPGQVFRQQHGAFKAQVSTLLTVLPPPRVRCRQVTVSGKYLTVLKVLNGSSQEELSLWDVQVLPNFNASYLPVMPDGSVLLVDDVCHHSGEVPVGAFCRVPGCHSGWPCPLSALEEQNFLFQLQAPERPPRDAKEGLEVPLVAVVRWSTPKLPFTNSIVTHYRLPSIRLERPRFVMTATCESPVVALQRFTVTYTLLNDLQDFLAVRLVWTPEATAGKARGSLDSVVCHTPLTNLGYSRKGSARTFRVAFQALRAGLFELSQHMKLKLQFTASVSSAPPEARPVSRKSSPSSPAVRELVAGLGRSQSFSHQQPARSHLMRSGSVMERRAITPG is encoded by the exons ATGGAATCCCAGTGCGATTACTCCATGTACTTCCCGGCCGTTCCCTTCCCGCCGCGGGAATTCCTGGCGGGAGAATCCTCGGGCTACCGCGCGCTGCCGCGCCGCAACCACCTGTACCTGGGCGAGACCGTGCGCTTCCTGCTGGTGCTGCGCAGGAACCCCGGGAATGCCGAGAGGAACCCCGAGAGAACTCCCGGGAATGCCGAGAGAACTCCCGGGAACAACGAGAGAATTCCCGCCAACTCTGAGAGAGTTCCCGCCAATCCTGAGAGAATTCCCGCCAATCCCGACGGAACTCCCGCCAATCCCGAGAGAACTCCCGCCCACTCCGGCATGAACCCCGCCCACTCCGACAGTAACCCCGCCCGCTCCAGCGCAAACCCCGCCCACTCCGGCGTTAACCCCGCCCACTCGGACACAAGCCCCGCCCAGCCCGGCGTGGCCAGCTCGCCCTGGGCCCAGCTGGCCTCGTCGCTGTCGGCGCTGGCCACGGTCACGAGCGGGGACAGCCGGgcgcgggaggaggaggaggaggaggaggaggagcacgCCGGCAATGCCGGGGATTTCGGGAACGGCCCCGAGGATTCCCGGGAGCCGCCGCTCTTCCGGGAGTGCCGCGCGCTGCTCACGCACTCCAGGGGCCCGCCGGGCTGCGGCGGGGCTGGG CTCCCCGTGGACGATCCCATCGTCTCCCAGGACGAGGTCATTTTCCCCCTCACCGTGGCCCTGGACCGGCTCCCGCCCGGCACCGCCAAGGCCAAg ATCGTGGTGACCGTGTGGCAGCGGGACACGGAGCCCCcggagctgcaggaggggacagggccagggccaggccaGGTGACAAtgacagggacagggccagggccagggggGTACCtgaggctgctccagggccGCGCCCCCGGCCAGGTGTTCCGGCAGCAGCACGGGGCCTTCAAGGCACAAG tgtccacGCTGCTGACGGTGCTGCCACCCCCCCGTGTCCGCTGCCGCCAGGTGACCGTGTCCGGCAAGTACCTGACCGTGCTCAAAg TGCTGAATGGCAGCTCGCAGGAGGAGCTGTCCCTGTGGGACGTGCAGGTGCTGCCCAATTTCAACGCCAGTTACCTGCCCGTGATGCCCGACGGCTCCGTGCTGCTCGTGGACGACGTCTG CCACCACTCCGGGGAGGTCCCCGTCGGGGCGTTCTGCCGCGTCCCCGGGTGCCACTCGGGGTGGCCGTGTCCCCTGAGCGCCCTGGAGGAGCAGAACTTCCTGTTCCAGCTGCAGGCGCCCGAGCGGCCGCCCCGCGACGCCAAGGAG GGCCTGGAGGTGCCGCTGGTGGCCGTGGTCCGGTGGTCGACGCCGAAGCTGCCCTTCACCAACAGCATCGTCACCCACTACCG gCTGCCGAGCATCCGGCTGGAGCGGCCGCGCTTCGTGATGACGGCCACCTGCGAGTCGCCCGTGGTGGCCCTGCAGCGCTTCACGGTCACCTACACCCTGCTCAACGACCTGCAGGACTTCCTGGCCGTCAGGCTCGTCTGGACACCCGAGGCCACCGCtg GGAAGGCGCGGGGCTCGCTGGACTCCGTGGTTTGCCACACGCCGCTCACCAACCTGGGCTACTCCCGCAAGGGCAGCGCCCGCACCTTCCGCGTGGCCTTCCAGGCGCTGCGGGCCGGCCTCTTCGAG CTGTCGCAGCACATGAAGCTGAAGCTGCAGTTCACGGCCAGCGTCAGCAGCGCCCCGCCCGAGGCGCGCCCCGTGTCCCgcaagagcagccccagctccccggCCGTGCGGGAACTGGTGGCCGGACTGGGCCGCTCCCAGTCCTTCTCCCACCAGCAGCCGGCCCGCAGCCACCTCATGAG GTCTGGCAGCGTGATGGAGCGCAGGGCCATCACCCcggggtga